A stretch of Rhinoderma darwinii isolate aRhiDar2 chromosome 4, aRhiDar2.hap1, whole genome shotgun sequence DNA encodes these proteins:
- the PTX3 gene encoding pentraxin-related protein PTX3: MMLLNLFACTIWCLSSALTITVQAQDLDNQILVTGEVTLTECQIKDLSRWDKVMTMLENSQMRQNMLLQNFEEVNAELYTVKVDLWTRTKNTSDSCSDCLSNITSDISTLLDSKCEPDFVLRKSVEKSVTLSQEIKEGLQRIENNLQRVEKAVQNKDECSDKVKVNCDLDILIQHFQKIQDWIQQRQLPSGCDTALLFPMRSPKIYASAHPADMTLQAFTFCVWTKVTEVLERTIVFSYGTKRNPYEIQLNLNQQSPVLVVGGDKDKIIAENVLQTGEWSHLCGTWDSEDGKATLWVNGENKAISYEMAKGHIIPNRGIFQLGQEKNGCCVGGGFDESLSFSGKITGFNLWDKVLNDEDIVKTGTKNGCSIRGNVIGWGTTEIQPHGGAQYIH; this comes from the exons ATGATGCTACTAAATCTATTTGCTTGTACCATTTGGTGCCTATCATCTGCACTTACAATAACTGTGCAAGCACAAGATTTGGACAATCAGATACTGGTGACTGGAGAAG taaCTTTAACAGAATGCCAAATCAAAGACCTTTCAAGGTGGGATAAAGTGATGACAATGTTAGAGAACTCTCAGATGAGACAGAACATGCTGCTTCAGAACTTTGAAGAAGTTAATGCGGAACTTTATACAGTAAAAGTAGATCTTTGGACACGCACAAAAAACACATCAGACTCGTGCAGTGACTGCCTCAGCAACATTACTTCAGACATTTCAACGTTACTGGACTCAAAATGTGAGCCTGATTTCGTTTTGAGAAAAAGTGTGGAAAAATCTGTTActttaagccaggaaataaaagaagGCCTACAACGGATTGAAAATAATTTGCAGAGAGTGGAAAAAGCTGTACAAAATAAAGATGAATGCTCAGATAAAGTAAAGGTAAACTGCGATTTAGACATACTAATCCAGCATTTTCAGAAAATCCAAGATTGGATCCAGCAACGCCAACTACCATCAG gttGTGATACCGCATTACTATTTCCTATGAGATCACCCAAAATTTATGCAAGTGCACACCCTGCCGACATGACCCTCCAGGCCTTCACTTTCTGTGTGTGGACTAAAGTGACAGAAGTCCTGGAAAGAACCATTGTATTCTCATATGGCACCAAGCGCAATCCTTATGAAATCCAACTGAATTTGAACCAACAGTCTCCTGTATTGGTTGTTGGTGGGGATAAGGACAAGATAATTGCTGAAAATGTGCTGCAGACAGGCGAGTGGTCACACCTGTGTGGTACATGGGACTCTGAGGATGGCAAAGCAACATTATGGGTTAATGGAGAAAATAAAGCAATAAGTTACGAAATGGCCAAGGGTCATATTATTCCTAATAGAGGTATATTCCAGCTTGGGCAAGAAAAGAACGGCTGTTGCGTAGGAGGAGGTTTTGATGAATCATTATCATTTTCTGGAAAGATTACAGGCTTTAACTTGTGGGATAAAGTACTCAATGATGAGGACATTGTAAAGACTGGAACAAAAAATGGTTGTAGTATTCGGGGCAATGTTATTGGTTGGGGTACAACAGAAATTCAACCACATGGAGGAGCTCAATACATTCATTAA